Below is a window of Candidatus Viadribacter manganicus DNA.
TACCAAGCCGCGGTTCGTGCCGTTGCCGAACTGACCGCGCGAATCGAACAAGAAACGGGCGCCCGTGCCGACACGATTGGCGTCGCGATGCCCGGTTCGCTCTCGCCGCTGACGGGATTGGTGAGGAACTCCAACTCGGTCTGGCTGAATGGCAAGCCCTTCTTTGAAGATCTGAAAGCCGTGCTGGCGCGACCGCTGCGGGTTGAGAACGACGCAAATTGTTTTGCGCTTTCGGAGGCGGTCGATGGGGCGGCTGCGGGTTCGCGGGTGGTGTTTGGCGTGATCGTCGGCACGGGTTGTGGCGGGGGCGTCGTTGTTGATCGCAAGGTGATCGAAGGCGCTAGCGGCATTGGCGGCGAATGGGGACACACGCCGTTGCCGTGGGCGCGCGCCGATGAAGTGCAGCCGCGCGATTGGTGCGGGCGCGTGGGATGCCTGGAGCAATGGCTGTCGGGAACGGGGTTCAAACGCTGGGCCGGCATGAGCGCGGGCGACGCGAACGCAAGAGCGTTGGCCGGTGATCCGCACGCGCGTGTTTTGCTGGATCTGTTGGCGGATCGCATTGCGCGAGCGCTGGCGGTGGTGATCGATATTATCGACCCGGACACGATTGTGTTCGGTGGCGGGGTTTCGAACATCGACAGCTTGTATCCGAGCATTCGCGGCAAGCTCATCGCGCACGTATTTTCCGATTTTGTCGGCGCGAAGATCGTGAAGAATAAGCACGGCGACAGCTCCGGTGTCCGCGGGGCCGCTTGGCTCTTCGATGCCGATAGAGCGGCTTCGGAGCAGATGGCGTGAGATTGTGCCGCGGTTGCGCGCGCGAAATTTCAAGCGCGCGGTGTTGGTGCGGCGAAGACCGGCCGGTGGAGCATGCTGAGCTGGGCCAGCTTTCGCTTGCGCACCTCGATTGCGATGCATTTTACGCGTCGATTGAAAAGCGTGACGATCCGAGCCTGCTGCCGCATCCGGTGATTGTTGGCGGTGGCAAGCGCGGCGTGGTCTCGACGTGCTGCTATGTGGCGCGCGCTTACGGCGTGCGCAGCGCCATGCCGATGTTCAAGGCGCTGAAGCTTTGTCCGCAGGCGAAGGTCGTGCGCGGCGACATGCGCAAGTACGTCGAGGAAGGGCGTATCATCCGCCGGATGATGGAGGATCTGACGCCGCAAGTGCAGCCGCTTTCAATAGATGAAGCCTTCATGGATCTTACCGGCACTGAGGCGCTGCATGGCGGACTGCCAGCGCAATCGCTGATCAGGCTGCAGAACAAGATTTGGGAAGAGCGCAATCTCACGGTTTCGATCGGGCTTTCGTTCAATAAATTCCTGGCAAAGACGGCGAGCGATCTCGATAAGCCGCGCGGATTTTCGGTGATCGGGCGCGAAGAAGCGCTGGCGTTCCTGGAAACGCGTGACGTCGGAACTCTGCCGGGCGTGGGGCCGGCTGGCGCGACGGCGCTTGAGCGCAATGGGTTGCGGAAGATCGGCGATATTCGGACGGTTGGACCGCAGCGCATGCGCACTCTTTACGGGGATTGGGGCGCGCATCTTTTTGCGTTGTCGATGGCTGACGATCCGCGCAAGGTTGATCCCCATGGCGAGCGCAAGAGCATTTCGTCGGAGACGACCTTCTTTGAAGATGTGGCGGAGATCGAGGCGCTCGAGGATATCCTCTGGCCGCTTTGCGAAAAGGTGGCGGCGCGTTGCAGGGCGAGCGAGACAGCGGGGCTGACGCTGACGCTCAAGCTGAAAGACACAAAGTTCAAGATCATCACTCGGCGGCGCCAATTGCCGGAACCGACTTTGCTGGCGTCACGGATATTCGCGGCGGCGCGTGACTTGTTGGCGGGCGATGCCGACGGGCGAACGAAGTATCGGCTGATCGGCGTCGGGCTTTCCGATTTCAGTGACGCGGCGGTCGCCGATAAGGGTGATATGTTGGATACCGAGACGCCGAAGCGTGCGGCGGCCGAGGCGGCGATTGCGAGGGCGCGGGAGAAGTTCGGGAAAGGCGCGGTGCAGACTGGGCGTGCGTTAAAGACGCATTGGCAAGACGATGAGGATGACGAGTAGCGCCCGAGCCGCTAGACCTGCGGCACAAGGCGAGGGAGCGGACGATGACGGGGCGGATTGAGGCGCGGTTGCAGGAGTTGGGCGTGACATTGCCGACGCCGCCAGCGCCGGTGGCTTCGTATGTGCCGTTCCAGGTTGTCGGCAATCTCGTGCATGTGTCGGGGCAGGTGTCGGTCGATGCTTCCGGCGGCATCAAGGGCAAACTCGGCGACGCGATTGAAGTCGAGCAGGGGCAGGCGGCGGCGCGGTTGTGCGGGCTGAATTTGCTGGCTCAGGTGCGCGCGGCGTGCGGCGGCAATCTCGATCGGGTCAAGCGCGTGATCAAACTCAATGGCTTTGTGAATGTGACGCCGGATTTCGATCCAATCCCGCAAGTGATGAATGGTTGCTCCGATCTCATGGTGTCGGTGTTCGGCGATGCCGGTAAGCACGCGCGTTCGGCGGTGGGGATGGCGAACCTGCCACTGAATTATGCTGTCGAAGTCGATGGCATATTCGAAATAGAATAGCGGAATGGACGGAACCGACGCGCTCTCCATCTCGGTCATAGGCGATCTCGCGACCATCGACCGCACGGTGTGGGACCGGCTCGCGAATCCGTCAGACCAGCCGTACGATCCGTTTCTCTCTTGGGATTTTTTGCAGGCGCTTGAAGAGAGTGGTTGCGCGACTGCGGCAAAGGGTTGGCAGCCTGCGCATTTGCTTGCGCGTGATGCGAGCGGCGGCGCGGTTGGCGCGATGCTGCTCTACGCCAAGGATCACTCATACGGCGAATACGTGTTCGATCACGCATGGGCCGACGCGCTGCAGCGTGCGGGCGGGGAGTATTATCCGAAGCTTCAGTGCGCGGCGCCGTTCACGCCGGCGCCAGGGCGACGGATTTTAGCGCGCGACCACGCCGTAGAGAGTGCGTTGGCGCAGGCGTCGATTGGGTTGGCGCAGCGCGCGGGTGCGTCCTCGGTGCATGTGACGTTTGCAGAGGCGGAATTGGTGCGCCGCTTGGCCCCGCTTGGGTTTCAAACTCGCACGGGACTGCAATACCATTGGTTCAACCGCGGCTATGCGGCGTTCTCCGAGTTTCTGGCTGAGCTCTCCTCGCAAAAGCGCAAGAACATCCGGCGTGAACGTGAGCGGGCTTGTGAGGGCGCGCGCGTGCGGCGTCTGCGCGGCGATGAGATCAAGGCGAAGGACTGGGATTTCTTCTTTCGCTGTTACATGGACACCGGCTCGCGCAAATGGGGCTCGCCCTATCTCAACCGCGCGTTCTTCGAACTGCTCGGTCAACGCATGGCGGATAGGTGCGTGCTGTTCGTTGCCGAAGAAATGGACGGAACGCCGATAGCGTCAGCGCTCAATCTCATTGGCGGCGAGGCGCTTTATGGGCGCTATTGGGGGCGCATCGTCGATGCGCCGTTCCTGCATTTCGAGCTTTGTTATTACCAGGCGATCGATCTGGCGATCGAGTTGAAGCTGCCGCGCGTTGAGGCGGGCGCGCAGGGCGAGCACAAGCTCGCGCGAGGCTACATGCCGGTGCAGACGTTCAGCGCGCACTGGATCGAGCACGAAGGACTCCGCAACGCGGTGAAGCACTATCTTCGTCAGGAAACGCCGGCTGTTGTCGAGGAAGCGGAAATCCTCGCCGAGCACGCCCCGTTCAAGAGGGCGGACTAGCTGGCGCGGGCGCCGACTTGTTGGCGCGCACCAAATAATAGATCGGCACGCCGCTCAGGAACATGAGCGTGCCCCAAACCATCACTTCGAGTCCTGAGCCGATAATAGCGAAGAGCGAGTAGAGCGCGGCCAGCAGCGCGACGCCGGCCCAACCGCGGGCGCTGCGCCACGAATGACGCAACTCAGCTGCAGCGCTGAAGAAGTAGGGCAGCAACGTCGCCACCGTGCTGACCATAACGAGGAAAGTGAACGCTCCGATCAGGCCGCGCGAATAATTGGTGATCAGGAAGATCGACGCGATGATCGAGGAAATGATGAGCGACACGTATGGGGCGCCGCCGCGATTGGTCACGCCGAGGATACGCGGCGCCAAGTTGTCCAAGGCGACGGCCATCGGCAGTTGGCCGGACACGAAGATGTTGCCGTTGGCAGATCCCACAGCCGAGACAAGCGCGCCGGCCGCGATCAAAGTCGGGCCCCAGTCGCCTAAGTGTC
It encodes the following:
- a CDS encoding ROK family protein, producing MRLGVDFGGTKIEAALLDSSGEIRARQRVPNPGDYQAAVRAVAELTARIEQETGARADTIGVAMPGSLSPLTGLVRNSNSVWLNGKPFFEDLKAVLARPLRVENDANCFALSEAVDGAAAGSRVVFGVIVGTGCGGGVVVDRKVIEGASGIGGEWGHTPLPWARADEVQPRDWCGRVGCLEQWLSGTGFKRWAGMSAGDANARALAGDPHARVLLDLLADRIARALAVVIDIIDPDTIVFGGGVSNIDSLYPSIRGKLIAHVFSDFVGAKIVKNKHGDSSGVRGAAWLFDADRAASEQMA
- a CDS encoding DNA polymerase IV: MRLCRGCAREISSARCWCGEDRPVEHAELGQLSLAHLDCDAFYASIEKRDDPSLLPHPVIVGGGKRGVVSTCCYVARAYGVRSAMPMFKALKLCPQAKVVRGDMRKYVEEGRIIRRMMEDLTPQVQPLSIDEAFMDLTGTEALHGGLPAQSLIRLQNKIWEERNLTVSIGLSFNKFLAKTASDLDKPRGFSVIGREEALAFLETRDVGTLPGVGPAGATALERNGLRKIGDIRTVGPQRMRTLYGDWGAHLFALSMADDPRKVDPHGERKSISSETTFFEDVAEIEALEDILWPLCEKVAARCRASETAGLTLTLKLKDTKFKIITRRRQLPEPTLLASRIFAAARDLLAGDADGRTKYRLIGVGLSDFSDAAVADKGDMLDTETPKRAAAEAAIARAREKFGKGAVQTGRALKTHWQDDEDDE
- a CDS encoding RidA family protein, yielding MTGRIEARLQELGVTLPTPPAPVASYVPFQVVGNLVHVSGQVSVDASGGIKGKLGDAIEVEQGQAAARLCGLNLLAQVRAACGGNLDRVKRVIKLNGFVNVTPDFDPIPQVMNGCSDLMVSVFGDAGKHARSAVGMANLPLNYAVEVDGIFEIE
- a CDS encoding GNAT family N-acetyltransferase codes for the protein MDGTDALSISVIGDLATIDRTVWDRLANPSDQPYDPFLSWDFLQALEESGCATAAKGWQPAHLLARDASGGAVGAMLLYAKDHSYGEYVFDHAWADALQRAGGEYYPKLQCAAPFTPAPGRRILARDHAVESALAQASIGLAQRAGASSVHVTFAEAELVRRLAPLGFQTRTGLQYHWFNRGYAAFSEFLAELSSQKRKNIRRERERACEGARVRRLRGDEIKAKDWDFFFRCYMDTGSRKWGSPYLNRAFFELLGQRMADRCVLFVAEEMDGTPIASALNLIGGEALYGRYWGRIVDAPFLHFELCYYQAIDLAIELKLPRVEAGAQGEHKLARGYMPVQTFSAHWIEHEGLRNAVKHYLRQETPAVVEEAEILAEHAPFKRAD